The sequence GGTTTAGGAGATTTTATCTTTTTGGTTGCTCTCAATTTATTAGTATTTCAAATGACTGGTTCGGCTGCGGCTGTTGCTGGTTTATGGATCGTGGGTCCGCTTGCATCTATTTTTACGAGATTTTGGGCTGGAAGTATTATAGATCGTGCCAATCGAAGGAAGTTAATGATATGGACGGATTTAATTCGGGCATTTTTAATTTCATTAGTTCCCTTCATATATACGGTTTATGGAATTTACATAATCCTTGCGTTAGTCAGTATGGCTAAAGCATTTTTTTCTCCTGCTTCCATTACCTATATTACAGAGCTTGTTCCTGCTGATCAAAGAAAACAATTTAATGCTTTTTACTCCTTAACAAGTTCTGGAGCCTTTATTTTGGGGCCAGCTATTGCTGGGGTTCTTTTTGTCATTGGTTCGGTAAATATGGCGATCTTTTTAAATGCCGCATCTTTTTTAATTTCAGCCGTTTTGTTTTTATATCTGCCCAACCTGCAAGAGACAAAATCATCATTCAAAAATCCCTTATCCTTTTCCGCCATTCGAGAAGATACTAGAATCGTAATTGCTTTTGGCAAAAAAACTCCTGTTTTTATACTGATACTTGGATTATATTTAGGGACCCTTTTTACAACCTTTGCGATGGATACACAAGAAGTTGTTTTTACTCAGAGTGTAGTTGGTCTTTCAGAGTTAGACTATAGCTTGCTTATAAGCATTACTGGTATTGGATCGATCCTGGGATCTGTAGCCGTTTCCTCTTTTTCAAAAAAACTTTCGATTCGCATGCTTTTTGGCGGCGGACTTCTTATGATGTCATTAGGTTACCTGCTCTATGCTTTTAGTAATTCATTCATGATGATTGCGATAGGATTCATCATACTTGGCTTTTTTAATTCCTTTTCTAACACTGGATACAACACATTTTATCAATATCATGTACCTATTGAAATAATGGGACGTGTTACAAGCTTTTA comes from Bacillus oleivorans and encodes:
- a CDS encoding MFS transporter, which gives rise to MKFIEKWHRWRSPLLLIGAAGISGLGDFIFLVALNLLVFQMTGSAAAVAGLWIVGPLASIFTRFWAGSIIDRANRRKLMIWTDLIRAFLISLVPFIYTVYGIYIILALVSMAKAFFSPASITYITELVPADQRKQFNAFYSLTSSGAFILGPAIAGVLFVIGSVNMAIFLNAASFLISAVLFLYLPNLQETKSSFKNPLSFSAIREDTRIVIAFGKKTPVFILILGLYLGTLFTTFAMDTQEVVFTQSVVGLSELDYSLLISITGIGSILGSVAVSSFSKKLSIRMLFGGGLLMMSLGYLLYAFSNSFMMIAIGFIILGFFNSFSNTGYNTFYQYHVPIEIMGRVTSFYGLIQSTGQILLVVIVGLAADIFPLRFIIVLLSLVNLISIVSLLILMRHRKYQSVFTNVDSKQRIKVS